ACGGCATGGACGCCCGACTGTACTGGCCGGGCTTGGGCGAGGTGACACCGGACGAGCTCGTCCTGCGTGAGCTGCTCCCCCTTGCGCACGAGGGCCTGCGCCGGTGGGGTGTGTCGGCCGAGGTGCGCGACCGCTACCTGGGCGTCATCGAGGGTCGGGCCAAGAGCGGACGAAATGGTGCGACCTGGCAGACCAGCACCGTGCACGCGCTCCAGGAGCGCGGTCTGGCACGCCCGGCAGCGCTGGCGGAAATGTTGCGGCTGTACTGCGAATCCATGCACTCCAACACCCCGGTCCACACCTGGGAGATACCGGCTCCCTAGATTCGAGCGGGTACCTGGCCGATCGGGCAGGAAAATCCGTCCACTCGGGGCGTGTGCCAGGATCACATCGTCAATAGCGTTGTCCACCATGACGGTTACGCTGCCCGGACCGGCACAGGTCGATCCGCTGGCCCCCACTCCGGCCAATTCGTGGAGCACCAATGGGATTCGGGTGGTCCGCGGCCGCCGACCACACCGGGCCGGCGATCCGACGCTGTGCACACCGAGGTTCTGCGCATACCGCAACGGCGACCAGCTCACGGTCGAACACGATTTGACGCCGGCGCAGTTGTCTGACGAGCTCACGCTCTGGCTGACGGAGGAACTCGGCCCCAGCGGAATACTGCACGCGCAAGCCGATTTCGAGGCGGTGTTCACCGGGATCGTCAGGTCGACCGTACCCGGCGGTCTGGCTGCCTGGGTGCGCTTCTACCGCAACTCGCTGTATGCACTGGAATCCGGTGCCGCCACCTTCTCCCCGATCCACGCGCGCGCCGAGGAGCTGGTCGTCGGCGAGCGATTACTCGATCTCGGCTCGTGCTTCGGGTTCTTTCCGCTGCGGATGCGCCGGTCCGGTCATCAGGTAGTGGCAACCGACCTGAGCGCGCCGACCATGGATCTGCTGGAACGCGTCGCCGAGACACTGGATCGTCCCGTCCAGACGCTGGTCTGCGATGCGACACGAGTTCCGCTGCCCGACAACACTGCAGATACCGTGACCGTCTTGCATCTGCTCGAACACCTCGACG
This DNA window, taken from Mycolicibacterium neoaurum, encodes the following:
- the mftM gene encoding mycofactocin oligosaccharide methyltransferase MftM produces the protein MTVTLPGPAQVDPLAPTPANSWSTNGIRVVRGRRPHRAGDPTLCTPRFCAYRNGDQLTVEHDLTPAQLSDELTLWLTEELGPSGILHAQADFEAVFTGIVRSTVPGGLAAWVRFYRNSLYALESGAATFSPIHARAEELVVGERLLDLGSCFGFFPLRMRRSGHQVVATDLSAPTMDLLERVAETLDRPVQTLVCDATRVPLPDNTADTVTVLHLLEHLDANAGAHVLDEALRLARRRVVIAVPFEDEPQACYGHVRRFDLPALHALAARHRGLHAAVSEHHGGWLVLDRT